Proteins found in one uncultured Campylobacter sp. genomic segment:
- a CDS encoding PAS domain S-box protein, giving the protein MDKIKARFRQYQEAIEASNIVSKTDTNGTITFVNDEFCKMSGFTREELIGANHNIVRHPEVPKDVYARLWETILAKKVHKGTIRNRTKDGRDVYLNTTIIPILNLSGQIEEFLAIRYDVTDVINLNNELEKTKKELLNLNENLENRVAEQTAKLVNLNQNLENLVKAEIKKNEEKTKMLFLQSRLASMGEMIANIAHQWRQPLNELSITLFKLKESVKANEKFEAGYEHAKRVIKGMSQTIEDFRNFFSVERDREAFLPSAAVENALKMVQGTYEKEGIDVNLELKSEGQIYGFESQLCQAVIILLSNAKDALANQKNDKKVTLSLETKDKFVIIRVTDNAGGIKEEIMDKIFEPYFTTKHPSLGTGIGLYMLKSIVKNHGGSAGAKNVKFGAEFEIKLPLKDEK; this is encoded by the coding sequence ATGGATAAGATCAAAGCAAGATTCAGGCAGTATCAAGAGGCTATCGAGGCTAGTAACATCGTCTCAAAGACCGACACCAACGGCACTATCACCTTCGTAAACGACGAGTTTTGTAAGATGTCGGGCTTTACGCGCGAGGAGCTAATCGGTGCAAATCACAACATCGTGCGCCATCCCGAGGTGCCAAAGGATGTTTACGCGCGGCTTTGGGAGACGATTTTGGCCAAAAAAGTGCACAAAGGCACGATAAGGAACCGCACCAAAGACGGCCGCGACGTCTATCTAAACACGACCATCATCCCGATTTTAAATTTAAGCGGGCAGATCGAGGAGTTTCTTGCGATTAGATACGATGTAACGGACGTGATAAATTTAAACAACGAGCTTGAAAAGACGAAAAAAGAGCTGCTAAATTTAAACGAAAATCTCGAAAACAGAGTCGCCGAGCAGACGGCCAAGCTCGTAAATTTAAACCAAAATCTAGAAAATTTGGTAAAAGCCGAGATCAAGAAAAACGAGGAAAAGACCAAAATGCTCTTTTTGCAGTCGCGTCTAGCCTCGATGGGCGAGATGATCGCAAACATCGCTCACCAGTGGCGACAGCCTTTAAACGAGCTTAGCATCACGCTTTTTAAACTAAAAGAGAGCGTCAAAGCAAACGAGAAATTCGAGGCCGGCTACGAGCACGCAAAGCGCGTGATAAAGGGTATGTCGCAGACGATCGAGGATTTTAGAAACTTTTTTAGCGTTGAGCGCGATAGAGAGGCTTTCTTGCCCTCGGCTGCGGTAGAAAACGCGCTAAAGATGGTGCAGGGAACCTACGAAAAAGAGGGCATAGACGTAAATTTGGAGCTAAAAAGCGAGGGTCAAATTTACGGTTTCGAGTCGCAGCTTTGTCAGGCCGTGATTATCCTGCTTTCTAACGCCAAAGATGCACTGGCAAATCAAAAAAACGATAAAAAAGTAACGCTAAGCTTAGAAACAAAGGATAAATTCGTTATCATAAGAGTAACGGATAATGCAGGCGGCATAAAAGAGGAGATAATGGACAAGATTTTTGAGCCTTATTTTACTACCAAGCACCCAAGCTTAGGCACGGGTATCGGCCTATATATGCTAAAAAGCATAGTCAAAAATCACGGCGGAAGCGCCGGCGCTAAAAACGTAAAATTTGGAGCGGAATTTGAGATAAAACTGCCGCTAAAGGATGAAAAATGA
- a CDS encoding sulfite exporter TauE/SafE family protein, protein MALARLKFTNEIYRSNLMSDAEFVSILSVAALSSVGHCTGMCGGFAILLARFLSGKGKIFSAAMIAGYNLARICAYMLLGFIFGSFGGVFTLSLAARGYLFFAVGVFMAVLGVALIRRGTLLNFIEKNAFLSKILNEKMKAAIAKNSVPGFLALGFLNGLLPCGVVYYFLALAVASGSGGKGVAIAATFGAVSFFAMSFYALILKAASEKFKKHALNLSGAAIIIYGIYLAFIGFTASNG, encoded by the coding sequence TTGGCTCTAGCGCGGCTAAAATTTACAAATGAAATTTATCGGTCAAATTTGATGAGCGACGCCGAGTTTGTTTCGATTTTGAGCGTCGCGGCGCTTAGCTCAGTGGGCCACTGCACGGGTATGTGCGGCGGTTTTGCTATCTTGCTCGCGCGGTTTTTGAGCGGTAAAGGTAAAATTTTTAGCGCGGCGATGATAGCGGGGTATAACCTGGCTAGAATTTGCGCTTATATGCTGCTTGGCTTTATTTTCGGGTCGTTTGGCGGCGTATTTACGCTATCTCTTGCGGCGCGAGGCTACTTGTTCTTTGCCGTCGGCGTTTTTATGGCGGTTTTGGGCGTGGCGCTCATTAGGCGCGGGACGCTACTTAATTTCATCGAGAAAAACGCATTTTTATCCAAAATTTTAAACGAAAAAATGAAAGCTGCGATCGCTAAAAATAGCGTGCCGGGGTTTTTAGCGCTCGGGTTTTTAAACGGGCTGCTGCCGTGCGGAGTGGTTTATTATTTTTTAGCTTTGGCCGTAGCTAGCGGCAGCGGGGGAAAGGGCGTAGCCATCGCCGCGACTTTTGGCGCGGTTAGCTTTTTTGCGATGAGTTTTTACGCGCTGATTTTAAAGGCCGCGAGCGAAAAATTTAAAAAACATGCACTAAATTTAAGCGGCGCAGCGATAATAATTTACGGAATTTACCTGGCTTTTATAGGATTTACGGCGAGCAATGGATAA
- the carA gene encoding glutamine-hydrolyzing carbamoyl-phosphate synthase small subunit yields MRAYIYLENGVFLQAKAFGAGGTASGEMVFNTSLTGYQEIMSDPSYAGQFIVFTMPEIGIVGINEDDMESAKIHASGVLMRDFNSTPSNFRSQKSLEVFFKEQGKFGVYDIDTRFLTKMLRDNGALHAVISTEISDEKELKKLLENSPRISEINYVAKVSTEQIYAHEKGAWDHASKAYSALKPNGKKIAVIDYGVKRNILNELCETGLETQIYPHDVQAEELIAKFSKGEINGVFLSNGPGEPKALKNEIAQIKKLIEARVPIFGICLGHQLLSNAFGFETYKLKFGQHGANHPVLNLQTKAVEITAQNHNYNVPEEIAQVAHITHRNLFDGTIEGVRYKDYPVFSVQHHPEASGGPSESKYIFKQFLEIL; encoded by the coding sequence GTGAGAGCTTATATCTACCTTGAAAACGGCGTTTTTTTGCAGGCGAAGGCCTTTGGCGCGGGCGGTACGGCTAGCGGCGAAATGGTCTTTAACACGAGTCTAACCGGCTATCAGGAGATCATGAGCGATCCTAGCTACGCGGGTCAGTTTATCGTCTTTACGATGCCAGAAATCGGCATAGTAGGCATAAACGAAGATGATATGGAGAGCGCCAAAATCCACGCTAGCGGCGTTTTGATGAGGGATTTTAACTCTACGCCGTCAAATTTCCGCTCGCAAAAAAGCTTGGAAGTTTTTTTCAAAGAGCAAGGCAAATTCGGCGTTTACGATATCGACACGAGATTTTTAACCAAGATGCTACGCGATAACGGTGCGCTTCACGCTGTGATCTCAACTGAAATTTCAGACGAAAAAGAGCTAAAAAAACTACTCGAAAACTCGCCTAGAATCTCAGAAATAAACTACGTCGCAAAGGTAAGCACCGAGCAAATTTACGCTCACGAAAAGGGCGCCTGGGATCACGCGAGCAAAGCCTACTCCGCGCTAAAACCAAACGGCAAAAAGATCGCCGTCATCGACTACGGCGTGAAGCGAAACATCCTAAACGAGCTTTGCGAAACCGGCCTTGAGACGCAAATTTACCCTCACGACGTGCAGGCTGAAGAACTCATCGCTAAATTTAGCAAAGGCGAGATAAACGGCGTGTTTCTCTCAAACGGCCCTGGCGAACCCAAAGCCCTAAAAAACGAGATCGCGCAGATAAAAAAACTGATCGAAGCAAGGGTGCCGATTTTCGGTATTTGCCTTGGACATCAGCTGCTTAGCAATGCATTTGGCTTTGAGACGTACAAGCTAAAATTCGGTCAGCACGGCGCAAATCACCCGGTTTTAAATTTGCAAACCAAAGCAGTCGAGATAACGGCGCAAAACCACAACTACAACGTCCCCGAGGAGATAGCGCAGGTCGCCCATATCACGCATAGAAATCTTTTCGACGGCACGATTGAGGGCGTGAGATACAAGGATTATCCGGTATTTTCGGTGCAGCATCACCCCGAGGCTAGCGGCGGGCCGAGCGAGAGCAAGTATATCTTTAAACAATTTTTAGAAATTTTATAG
- a CDS encoding DUF507 family protein — protein MRIKLPHTPYIAHKIAIDLLKSGFVNLTRGVEPVAACAKEVLDEDLQKEKALEERVNEVLAQNEDDMESMQVDRKNMFWLVKKKLAKEYGVILSYEDRFSNVAHLVLQNAWKKGLIDYSVSENRIKNIIYGSIEEYLKTYEILQDVVIDKIDGYKRKLIPGTEEYDIVFERLYEDELRKRGML, from the coding sequence ATGCGTATAAAACTCCCACACACACCCTACATCGCGCACAAAATCGCTATTGATTTATTAAAGTCCGGATTCGTAAATTTAACGCGCGGAGTGGAGCCGGTAGCGGCATGCGCGAAAGAAGTTTTAGATGAAGATTTGCAAAAAGAAAAAGCTCTTGAAGAGCGCGTAAACGAGGTGCTAGCCCAAAACGAAGACGATATGGAGAGCATGCAAGTCGATAGAAAAAATATGTTTTGGCTCGTGAAAAAAAAGCTGGCCAAAGAGTACGGCGTCATCCTTTCTTACGAAGACCGTTTTAGCAACGTCGCTCATCTCGTGCTACAAAACGCTTGGAAAAAGGGACTCATCGACTACTCGGTCTCCGAAAACCGTATCAAAAACATCATCTACGGCTCGATCGAAGAGTATCTAAAAACGTATGAAATTTTACAAGACGTAGTCATCGACAAGATCGACGGCTACAAGCGCAAACTGATCCCCGGCACCGAGGAGTACGACATCGTATTTGAGCGGCTCTACGAGGACGAGCTAAGAAAACGAGGCATGCTGTGA
- a CDS encoding MotE family protein, translating into MKKFLILLTLNLCVWGANGANVQSPAQSGFKIPVDCVSIFETRKDELKRELAKIDEARQALEAFRASSAALFEERNAKLAAKEAEINATLTRAQEEKKQTEQLLKKNDEILKELKAMTSDKVGETYGKMKDQAAADVLSAMDRADAASIMYSLSPKKISAIMAKMEPTAASEITLLIKQGPPFIKAEKNVTQELSPTSPDGPAGNLLNL; encoded by the coding sequence TTGAAAAAATTTTTGATTTTACTAACTTTAAATTTATGCGTTTGGGGCGCAAACGGCGCAAATGTGCAAAGCCCGGCGCAAAGCGGCTTTAAGATCCCGGTGGACTGCGTTTCGATATTTGAAACTAGAAAAGACGAGCTAAAAAGAGAGCTTGCTAAAATAGACGAAGCAAGGCAGGCTTTGGAGGCTTTTCGTGCGAGTTCGGCGGCGCTTTTTGAGGAGCGAAATGCCAAACTAGCCGCCAAAGAGGCCGAGATAAACGCGACTCTGACCCGCGCGCAAGAGGAAAAAAAGCAGACCGAGCAGCTACTAAAGAAAAACGACGAAATCCTAAAAGAGCTAAAAGCGATGACTAGCGACAAGGTCGGCGAGACCTACGGCAAGATGAAAGATCAAGCCGCTGCCGACGTTCTAAGCGCGATGGATAGGGCGGACGCGGCTAGCATCATGTATTCGCTAAGTCCTAAAAAAATCTCTGCGATAATGGCTAAAATGGAGCCTACCGCGGCGTCTGAGATCACGCTTTTAATCAAGCAAGGCCCGCCGTTTATAAAGGCTGAAAAAAACGTAACGCAAGAACTCTCTCCGACCTCGCCCGACGGCCCTGCGGGAAATCTGCTAAATTTGTAA
- a CDS encoding flagellar export protein FliJ: MKSKFTQIVNIKKRNLDKIELNLARTRNEAAMIEGFIAQAAEQISKFEMPSSGSAADLRGSLELLGAMRGEKNLLTERLELTKKSIAHLERQYKAANLEYEKMKYLQTQDFSTQIEKIKKAEAAALDEFATMNFTRQKEAKA, encoded by the coding sequence ATGAAAAGCAAATTTACGCAAATCGTAAATATAAAAAAGCGAAATTTAGACAAAATCGAGCTAAATTTGGCAAGAACCAGAAACGAAGCGGCGATGATAGAGGGCTTCATAGCGCAGGCCGCCGAGCAAATTTCGAAATTTGAAATGCCCTCAAGCGGCTCTGCGGCCGATCTGCGCGGATCGCTAGAGCTTTTGGGCGCTATGCGGGGAGAGAAAAATCTGCTAACCGAGCGGCTCGAGCTAACGAAAAAAAGCATCGCGCACCTCGAGCGGCAGTACAAGGCGGCCAATCTAGAGTACGAAAAGATGAAATACCTGCAAACGCAGGACTTTAGCACGCAAATAGAAAAGATAAAAAAGGCCGAAGCGGCGGCTCTGGACGAGTTTGCGACGATGAATTTTACTAGGCAAAAAGAGGCGAAGGCTTGA
- a CDS encoding adenylosuccinate synthase: protein MSKADVIVGVQWGDEGKGKIVDLLSGGYDMVCRCQGGHNAGHTIVVEGKKIALHQVPSGILHKNIINIIGNGVVLCPAEIIEELKQFGDVWGRLFISDKAHLNLPYHAQIDQAKEKAKGAHAIGTTGKGIGPAYSDKISRSGHRVGELKNPEKLCDAILADFAANKAFLDVLGVKAPAREELLGELKSYEAALGKFIVDTTHMVWEAIDADKKILLEGAQGTLLDIDHGTYPFVTSSNTVTAGSCSGIGLSPKNVGEVIGIIKAYTTRVGNGAFPTEDMGEEGEKIRDIGREYGATTGRPRRTGWFDAVGVRYAARLDGVDKFALMKLDVLDGFKKVKICKAYEKNGKIIEYFPSDLEGVKPVYEELDGWDKVEGARKFDDLPANAKAFIKRIEEITGVKVGIVSTSPEREDTIVR, encoded by the coding sequence ATGAGCAAGGCTGACGTGATAGTGGGCGTGCAGTGGGGAGACGAAGGCAAGGGCAAGATCGTAGATCTGCTAAGCGGCGGCTACGATATGGTGTGCAGGTGTCAAGGCGGGCACAACGCGGGCCACACGATCGTCGTAGAAGGCAAGAAAATCGCGCTGCATCAGGTTCCCTCAGGCATACTTCATAAAAATATAATCAACATCATCGGCAACGGCGTCGTGCTCTGCCCGGCCGAGATAATAGAAGAGCTAAAGCAGTTTGGAGACGTTTGGGGGCGGCTATTTATCAGCGACAAGGCGCATTTAAATTTGCCTTATCACGCGCAAATCGACCAAGCCAAAGAAAAGGCCAAAGGCGCACACGCTATCGGCACGACGGGCAAGGGCATAGGGCCTGCGTATAGCGACAAAATCAGCCGTAGCGGGCACCGCGTAGGGGAGCTAAAAAACCCCGAAAAGCTTTGCGACGCGATTTTGGCCGATTTTGCGGCAAATAAAGCGTTTTTAGACGTTCTAGGCGTCAAAGCGCCTGCGCGCGAGGAGCTTTTGGGCGAGCTAAAGAGCTACGAGGCAGCGCTGGGTAAATTTATAGTAGATACCACGCACATGGTCTGGGAAGCCATAGACGCGGATAAGAAAATTTTACTCGAGGGAGCGCAGGGCACGCTGCTAGACATCGATCACGGCACGTATCCTTTCGTAACTAGCTCAAACACCGTAACAGCAGGCAGCTGCAGCGGTATCGGGCTAAGTCCTAAAAACGTCGGCGAGGTAATCGGCATCATTAAGGCCTACACGACTAGAGTCGGCAACGGCGCTTTCCCGACCGAGGACATGGGCGAAGAGGGCGAAAAGATACGCGATATCGGACGCGAATACGGCGCTACGACGGGCAGGCCGCGCCGCACAGGCTGGTTTGACGCGGTCGGAGTGAGATATGCGGCGAGGCTTGACGGCGTGGATAAATTTGCGCTGATGAAGCTTGACGTTTTAGACGGCTTTAAAAAGGTAAAAATTTGCAAAGCCTACGAGAAAAACGGCAAGATAATCGAGTATTTCCCAAGCGATTTGGAGGGCGTAAAGCCGGTCTACGAGGAGCTTGACGGCTGGGATAAGGTAGAAGGAGCGCGTAAATTTGACGATCTGCCCGCAAATGCAAAGGCCTTTATCAAACGCATCGAGGAGATCACGGGCGTAAAGGTCGGCATAGTATCTACTAGCCCGGAGCGCGAAGACACGATAGTTCGATAA
- a CDS encoding ATP phosphoribosyltransferase regulatory subunit: protein MSEFDANVYEHEIPSGTRLYFGQSAKLKRKIECAASEILEKNGFHEIVTPFFSYHQHLSVQPTALVRFSDHENHQISLRADSTVDVVRIVLRRLKDTEPKRWFYIQPVFKYPSAEIYQIGAELIGESDLATSVKIAKELFASFDLAPVLQISHIAIPQIVCRLLNLPISIFEHGEIEKILNQNEEWLKRLAFVNTVGDIDEILPLVPSEIKIALLEIKELAQAVKYENLRIVPLYYSKMRYYDKLFFRFLDGNAVLSGGGNYEIEGIKSSGFGVYTDALIENLDQKERV, encoded by the coding sequence GTGAGCGAATTTGACGCGAACGTTTATGAGCACGAGATACCGAGCGGCACGAGGCTGTATTTCGGACAAAGCGCGAAACTAAAAAGAAAGATCGAGTGCGCGGCGAGCGAAATTTTGGAAAAAAACGGATTTCACGAGATCGTGACGCCGTTTTTCTCGTATCATCAGCATCTAAGCGTGCAGCCAACGGCCTTAGTGCGCTTTAGCGATCACGAAAATCATCAAATCAGCCTGCGCGCCGATAGCACCGTGGACGTCGTGCGTATCGTGCTTAGACGCCTAAAAGACACCGAGCCTAAACGCTGGTTTTACATCCAGCCCGTTTTTAAGTACCCCAGCGCCGAAATTTATCAAATCGGCGCCGAGCTAATCGGCGAGAGCGATCTGGCTACTAGCGTCAAGATCGCAAAGGAGCTTTTTGCGTCGTTTGATCTAGCGCCCGTGCTACAAATCAGCCACATCGCGATCCCGCAGATCGTGTGCAGGCTGCTAAATTTGCCTATTTCGATATTTGAGCACGGAGAGATCGAAAAAATCCTAAATCAAAACGAAGAGTGGCTAAAAAGGCTAGCCTTTGTAAATACGGTGGGCGACATCGACGAGATTTTGCCGCTAGTGCCGAGTGAGATAAAAATCGCGCTACTTGAGATAAAAGAGCTGGCGCAGGCGGTAAAATATGAAAATTTAAGAATTGTTCCGTTATATTATTCAAAGATGAGGTATTATGACAAGCTGTTTTTTAGATTTTTAGACGGCAACGCCGTGCTAAGCGGCGGCGGCAACTACGAGATAGAAGGCATAAAAAGCAGCGGATTTGGCGTATATACCGACGCGTTAATCGAAAATTTAGATCAAAAGGAGAGAGTATGA
- a CDS encoding PAS domain S-box protein, protein MAKSNLDKNALSYAVLSKIYMVNFIVIAALICVAGFGVNLKFEDVKGEIYAQNAYFSNFLSERFAAADSELRLIEKYLAANAADVKTVFEFSLNNSPEYVAFFIADKNGEIKFTTDEKLGAKYRGFFASKPWADAEAGETLRSKFALDKSDSASRFTAIKMSSGEILAVLINYSFIYDELTNNCGFGDAKSFVVSEDGEILFHGDTELVLERKKIFDVYGAPADYIGGGIKFALNSPQKDIYLAAKVPNEGVAAVSYYPLNKLVRENLIFLLVCGVFLGAGSLFTLFYAKFMKQNVVKPIYVIKNLTRKARRGEEISGYLKFGEIDDFEQIASDVKSLFDEREASKAALERYSSKFGFLFEKGPFILLLIDAKSGEILEASAKACEFYGLSAEEMKGKNLTLLNAPDLAQIKILQEDGAQIYETSRIAADGQTRQIRIRKQNYELSCGEKIGFCVIEDVTQSDALKKNAAKEDLMSEHSPAFSVAWKGGLVGAVSGVSHSVKRVLGYKPAEMLAADFDFKNIIHPDDLDKFLNEFNIKFRLYGANLRKKEFESLQPCRLMRKNLESVKCDIFVKFISQDGKNIDEAIGYFIECDLSRNLISLQGAASSLSSGQGLRGEAILRLLANSSEGVATVLLDGTFAGVNDAFCKVSGYEKSEVVGKPSNLLKSGVHDAKFYENMWQSLLKNGFYSGEIYNKRKNGEIYLERLSIVTIFEGGKPAYFVAAFHELPWREPGATEMNQKQRSKSERI, encoded by the coding sequence TTGGCTAAGTCTAATCTCGATAAAAATGCCCTTTCTTACGCCGTTTTAAGCAAGATATATATGGTAAATTTTATCGTTATCGCCGCATTAATCTGCGTGGCCGGCTTTGGCGTAAATTTGAAATTTGAAGACGTAAAAGGCGAAATTTACGCCCAGAATGCTTATTTTAGCAACTTTTTGTCCGAGCGTTTCGCGGCTGCCGATTCGGAGCTAAGGCTGATAGAAAAATACCTCGCCGCAAACGCCGCCGACGTTAAGACGGTATTTGAATTTTCTTTAAATAATAGCCCGGAATACGTCGCGTTTTTTATAGCCGATAAAAACGGCGAGATAAAATTTACGACCGATGAAAAACTAGGCGCGAAATATAGAGGTTTTTTCGCATCTAAGCCTTGGGCGGACGCGGAAGCTGGCGAGACGCTACGCTCTAAATTCGCCCTTGATAAAAGCGACTCCGCATCGAGATTTACCGCGATAAAGATGAGTAGCGGAGAGATTTTGGCCGTACTGATAAATTATTCTTTCATTTATGATGAATTAACCAACAACTGCGGCTTTGGCGACGCGAAATCCTTCGTCGTCTCAGAGGACGGCGAGATACTTTTTCACGGCGATACGGAGCTGGTTTTGGAGCGTAAAAAGATATTTGACGTATACGGCGCGCCTGCCGATTACATTGGCGGAGGGATAAAATTTGCGCTAAATTCGCCGCAAAAAGACATCTATCTCGCGGCAAAAGTGCCTAACGAAGGCGTTGCGGCTGTGTCTTATTATCCCTTAAACAAACTCGTGCGCGAAAATTTAATTTTTCTGCTAGTTTGCGGCGTATTTTTGGGTGCTGGTTCGCTCTTTACGCTATTTTACGCTAAATTTATGAAACAAAACGTCGTAAAGCCCATCTACGTCATCAAAAATTTAACGCGAAAAGCAAGGCGCGGCGAGGAGATAAGCGGGTATTTAAAATTCGGCGAGATAGATGATTTTGAGCAAATAGCAAGCGACGTAAAGAGCCTTTTTGACGAGCGCGAGGCGAGTAAAGCGGCTCTTGAGAGATACTCGAGTAAGTTTGGATTTTTGTTTGAAAAAGGGCCTTTTATCTTACTTTTAATCGACGCAAAAAGCGGCGAGATACTAGAGGCTAGCGCGAAGGCTTGCGAATTTTACGGACTTAGCGCGGAGGAGATGAAGGGTAAAAATTTAACCCTGCTAAACGCGCCAGATTTAGCTCAAATCAAAATTTTGCAAGAAGACGGCGCGCAAATTTACGAAACGAGCCGTATCGCGGCGGACGGCCAGACTAGACAAATACGCATCCGCAAACAAAACTACGAGCTTAGCTGCGGCGAAAAGATCGGCTTTTGCGTGATAGAAGACGTCACGCAAAGCGACGCTTTAAAGAAAAACGCGGCGAAGGAAGATTTGATGAGCGAGCATTCGCCGGCATTTAGCGTCGCGTGGAAAGGTGGGCTAGTAGGCGCGGTATCGGGCGTCTCGCATAGCGTCAAACGCGTTTTGGGTTATAAACCAGCAGAGATGCTTGCTGCGGATTTTGACTTTAAAAACATCATTCATCCGGATGATTTGGATAAATTTTTAAACGAATTTAATATCAAATTTAGACTCTACGGCGCAAATTTGCGCAAAAAGGAGTTTGAGAGCTTGCAGCCTTGCAGGTTGATGAGGAAAAATTTAGAGAGCGTAAAGTGCGATATTTTCGTTAAATTTATCTCGCAAGACGGCAAAAATATCGACGAGGCGATCGGATATTTTATCGAATGCGATTTGTCGCGAAACCTAATCTCGCTACAAGGTGCGGCGTCTAGTTTATCAAGCGGACAAGGCTTGCGCGGCGAGGCGATTTTGCGCCTTTTGGCAAACTCTAGCGAGGGCGTGGCTACAGTCTTGTTAGACGGAACTTTTGCCGGCGTAAACGACGCTTTTTGCAAAGTATCCGGATACGAGAAGAGCGAGGTCGTCGGCAAGCCGTCGAATTTATTAAAGTCCGGCGTACACGACGCTAAATTTTACGAAAATATGTGGCAAAGCCTGCTAAAAAACGGCTTTTATAGCGGCGAGATTTATAACAAGCGCAAAAACGGCGAAATTTATCTAGAGCGGCTTAGTATAGTTACGATTTTTGAGGGCGGCAAGCCCGCGTATTTCGTCGCGGCGTTTCACGAGCTACCGTGGAGAGAGCCTGGAGCGACCGAAATGAATCAAAAGCAAAGGAGCAAGAGTGAGCGAATTTGA
- a CDS encoding BON domain-containing protein, producing the protein MDFRLFLRQILHALAFLAPAIFLGGCLEYFTTVTPLTGINVYDAYQVSQDERGIYSIAKDKIVKTKIQTKIFGTSGLSNLNVDVESFYGDVYLIGVVPDAEHKEKLVELAKNTSGVNKIYTYIRFPKDGGGCEGNLAIMLNLKNNLFKDSIISGTSVRVSVVQCNVVFTGIITDIEQEKHAIWYAKHINGVRDVYSFLKIFKD; encoded by the coding sequence ATGGATTTTAGGCTCTTTTTACGGCAAATTTTACATGCTCTCGCGTTTTTGGCTCCCGCTATTTTTTTGGGCGGATGCTTAGAGTATTTCACCACCGTGACGCCGCTAACGGGCATAAACGTATACGACGCCTATCAAGTGAGCCAAGACGAGCGGGGCATCTACTCCATAGCCAAAGATAAAATCGTAAAAACCAAAATTCAGACTAAAATTTTTGGCACGAGCGGCCTTAGCAACCTAAACGTGGACGTGGAGAGCTTTTACGGCGACGTCTACCTCATCGGCGTCGTACCGGACGCCGAGCACAAAGAAAAACTCGTGGAATTAGCCAAAAATACAAGCGGCGTAAATAAAATCTATACGTATATACGCTTCCCCAAAGACGGCGGCGGATGCGAAGGCAACCTCGCCATAATGCTAAATTTAAAAAATAATCTTTTTAAAGACAGCATAATAAGCGGTACGAGCGTAAGAGTGAGCGTGGTGCAGTGCAACGTCGTATTTACGGGCATTATAACCGACATCGAGCAGGAAAAACACGCGATATGGTACGCCAAGCACATTAACGGCGTGCGCGACGTTTACTCATTTTTGAAGATTTTTAAGGATTAA
- a CDS encoding formate/nitrite transporter family protein, whose translation MLNPAETAQAVSNSMEHKAHTPLVSIIFLAIMAGAAIAMGDIFWAHSTVGMAEKQSIGLANFIGGITFSCGLMMVVFYGGHLFTSSVLSGVSAYEGKLNLGKTFSYWAIVWVFNFVGGALIAYMYYYSGLPLKYDGYILQHFIPSGIGKVTAPFHELFIRGIFCNVFVCMSIWTATSESNLAGKFFAIMWMIGAFVACSMEHCVANMFIITEAIIAKAHYIAANGGDITAAATALGHGITAEKLEMLNWGNFIGKNLVPVTLGNICGGLFFVGLVGFMANKFDMKKK comes from the coding sequence ATGTTAAATCCTGCAGAAACCGCGCAAGCGGTGTCAAATTCGATGGAGCACAAGGCGCATACTCCGTTAGTAAGCATTATTTTTCTAGCTATCATGGCGGGCGCGGCGATTGCTATGGGCGATATTTTCTGGGCGCACTCGACCGTGGGCATGGCTGAAAAACAGTCTATCGGTCTTGCAAATTTTATCGGCGGCATCACCTTTAGCTGCGGACTTATGATGGTCGTTTTCTACGGCGGACATCTATTTACGAGCTCGGTTTTAAGCGGCGTTAGTGCGTATGAAGGCAAGCTAAATTTAGGCAAAACCTTTAGCTACTGGGCGATCGTTTGGGTTTTTAACTTCGTCGGCGGCGCGCTAATTGCTTATATGTATTACTACTCCGGCTTACCGCTAAAATACGACGGCTATATCTTGCAGCACTTTATACCCTCAGGTATAGGCAAGGTTACCGCGCCGTTTCACGAGCTATTTATTCGCGGTATCTTTTGTAACGTGTTTGTTTGTATGTCTATCTGGACTGCGACCAGCGAGAGCAATTTAGCGGGCAAATTTTTTGCCATTATGTGGATGATCGGCGCGTTTGTCGCATGCTCTATGGAGCACTGCGTGGCAAATATGTTTATCATAACAGAAGCCATCATCGCTAAAGCTCACTACATCGCGGCAAACGGCGGAGATATCACCGCTGCGGCTACGGCTCTAGGGCACGGCATCACGGCTGAAAAACTAGAAATGCTAAACTGGGGAAATTTCATCGGTAAAAACCTAGTTCCCGTCACGCTAGGCAATATCTGCGGCGGACTTTTCTTTGTGGGACTAGTTGGATTTATGGCGAATAAATTCGACATGAAAAAGAAGTAA